A single window of Modestobacter italicus DNA harbors:
- a CDS encoding YihY/virulence factor BrkB family protein: MSVADRLDRLQRRHKAAGFPIAVIYKYVDDLGPYLAALITYYAFVSLFPLLLLFSTILAHVLAGDPELQQRLIDSALSQFPVVGEQLGTPQELSGGVVGVVVGVLGSLYGGLGVAQAVQYMMNTAWSVPRNSRPNPFLARGRSLLLLGTAGLAVIGTTALSTLGSGNAGSFGTARQLLAMLASIAVNGIVFVFAFRLATARHLTIRQVAPGAVIAAVLWQLLQTFGVTYVSHVVSRASAVNGVFALVLGLLAFLYLASVVGVLCVEINVVRVDKLHPRALLTPFTDDVDLTAGDRRSYTGLAKAQRQKGFETVHVTFDPPAGDGPPDAVSAPPPPAPPDVHPAPPR; this comes from the coding sequence GTGTCCGTCGCCGACCGTCTCGACCGCCTCCAGCGCCGGCACAAGGCAGCCGGTTTCCCGATCGCCGTCATCTACAAGTACGTCGACGACCTCGGCCCGTACCTCGCCGCGCTGATCACCTACTACGCCTTCGTCTCGCTCTTCCCGCTGCTGCTGCTGTTCTCCACGATCCTGGCGCACGTGCTGGCGGGGGACCCCGAGCTGCAGCAGCGGCTGATCGACTCCGCGCTCAGCCAGTTCCCTGTCGTGGGCGAGCAGCTCGGCACCCCGCAGGAGCTCAGCGGCGGCGTCGTCGGCGTCGTGGTCGGCGTGCTCGGCTCGCTGTACGGCGGGCTCGGCGTGGCCCAGGCCGTGCAGTACATGATGAACACCGCCTGGTCGGTGCCGCGCAACAGCCGGCCCAACCCCTTCCTGGCCCGCGGCCGCAGCCTGCTCCTGCTGGGCACCGCCGGCCTGGCGGTCATCGGGACGACGGCGCTGTCGACCCTCGGCTCGGGCAACGCCGGGTCGTTCGGCACGGCCCGGCAGCTCCTCGCGATGCTCGCCTCGATCGCGGTCAACGGCATCGTGTTCGTCTTCGCCTTCCGGCTGGCCACCGCCCGGCACCTGACCATCCGCCAGGTCGCGCCCGGCGCCGTGATCGCCGCCGTGCTGTGGCAGCTGCTGCAGACCTTCGGCGTCACCTACGTCAGCCACGTCGTCAGCAGGGCGAGCGCCGTCAACGGCGTCTTCGCCCTCGTCCTGGGCCTGCTCGCCTTCCTCTACCTGGCCTCCGTGGTGGGCGTCCTGTGCGTGGAGATCAACGTCGTGCGGGTGGACAAGCTGCACCCCCGCGCGCTGCTCACGCCGTTCACCGACGACGTCGACCTCACCGCCGGCGACCGGCGCAGCTACACCGGGCTGGCCAAGGCCCAGCGCCAGAAGGGGTTCGAGACGGTGCACGTCACCTTCGACCCGCCGGCCGGCGACGGGCCGCCGGACGCCGTCAGCGCCCCTCCGCCACCTGCTCCTCCTGACGTGCACCCAGCTCCGCCGCGGTGA
- a CDS encoding M56 family metallopeptidase translates to MLPATALALGLLAALLAWPVPAALARAGWPQRDPLAALVCWQAIGLAGGLSIIGALLTHGLAPWGHSLPEAWWHWVTHWSTGAPPEEPVRGDHWVAQTLAAVLALELLGVLLLSLLRTARTRRRHRALLELVVQPAAAGEDTRLLDHPAPVAFCIPGARPLLVLSSGMVAELDGAQVDAVVAHERAHLAEHHHLLLLPFVAWRAALPVLPAADRAHDAVRDLVEMRADDVALGSLAGPDRRRTLAAAIVAVAAGAGGPLPDGALAVSGGAVAVRVRRLLAPAAPLPAAARTAALACALALLLVPTVLLVLPALS, encoded by the coding sequence GTGCTGCCCGCGACCGCGCTGGCGCTGGGCCTGCTGGCCGCGCTGCTGGCCTGGCCGGTGCCGGCCGCGCTCGCCCGCGCCGGCTGGCCGCAGCGCGACCCGCTGGCCGCGCTGGTCTGCTGGCAGGCGATCGGGCTGGCCGGCGGGCTGTCGATCATCGGCGCGCTGCTGACGCACGGCCTGGCCCCGTGGGGGCACTCGCTGCCCGAGGCGTGGTGGCACTGGGTCACCCACTGGTCCACCGGGGCGCCGCCCGAGGAGCCGGTGCGCGGCGACCACTGGGTCGCCCAGACCCTGGCCGCGGTCCTCGCCCTGGAGCTGCTCGGCGTGCTGCTGCTCTCGCTGCTGCGCACCGCCCGCACCCGGCGGCGGCACCGCGCGCTGCTGGAGCTGGTCGTCCAGCCCGCCGCAGCGGGGGAGGACACCCGGCTGCTGGACCACCCGGCGCCGGTGGCCTTCTGCATCCCCGGCGCCCGGCCGCTGCTGGTGCTCTCCTCCGGGATGGTCGCCGAGCTCGACGGCGCCCAGGTCGACGCGGTGGTCGCGCACGAGCGCGCGCACCTGGCCGAGCACCACCACCTGCTGCTCCTGCCGTTCGTCGCCTGGCGTGCGGCGCTGCCGGTGCTGCCGGCCGCCGACCGGGCGCACGACGCCGTCCGCGACCTGGTCGAGATGCGGGCCGACGACGTCGCCCTGGGCTCGCTGGCCGGCCCGGACCGGCGGCGGACGCTGGCCGCGGCGATCGTCGCGGTCGCCGCCGGCGCCGGTGGTCCGCTGCCGGACGGGGCGCTCGCGGTCAGCGGCGGCGCGGTCGCCGTCCGGGTGCGGCGGCTGCTGGCGCCGGCCGCCCCGCTGCCGGCCGCGGCCCGCACGGCCGCGCTGGCCTGCGCGCTGGCCCTGCTGCTGGTCCCGACCGTCCTGCTGGTGCTGCCCGCCCTCAGCTGA
- a CDS encoding oxidoreductase, with product MTSWTTADIPPQTGRTVVVTGGNSGLGLATARALAAAGARVVLAVRDPTRGEQAAAGLPGQVEVRRLDLADLASVRAFAQAWTGDLDVLVANAGIMAVPEARTADGFELQFGTNHLGHFALTNLLLPHVTDRVVTVSSGLHASGRIVLDDLNWERRTYSATGAYAQSKLANLLSTLELQRRLTAAGSPVRAMAAHPGWAATNLQSGSGSRLKDAAMALGNRVAAVSSEQGALPTLFAAVADVPGGSYAGPSGPLMRGTPTLAGRSPAASDPALARQLWTASAALTGVDLPASLRG from the coding sequence ATGACCTCGTGGACGACGGCCGACATCCCCCCGCAGACCGGGCGCACCGTCGTGGTGACCGGGGGCAACAGCGGGCTGGGGCTGGCCACGGCCCGCGCCCTGGCCGCGGCCGGGGCGCGCGTCGTCCTGGCGGTGCGGGATCCCACCCGCGGCGAGCAGGCGGCGGCCGGGCTGCCGGGGCAGGTGGAGGTGCGCCGGCTGGACCTGGCCGACCTCGCCTCGGTGCGCGCCTTCGCCCAGGCCTGGACCGGCGACCTCGACGTGCTGGTGGCCAACGCCGGGATCATGGCCGTCCCGGAGGCCCGCACCGCCGACGGCTTCGAGCTGCAGTTCGGCACCAACCACCTGGGCCACTTCGCGCTGACCAACCTGCTGCTGCCGCACGTCACCGACCGGGTGGTCACCGTCTCCTCCGGGTTGCACGCGTCGGGGCGGATCGTGCTGGACGACCTGAACTGGGAGCGCCGGACGTACTCGGCGACCGGCGCCTACGCCCAGTCCAAGCTGGCCAACCTGCTCTCCACCCTCGAACTGCAGCGGCGGCTGACCGCGGCCGGCTCGCCGGTGCGGGCCATGGCGGCCCACCCGGGCTGGGCGGCGACGAACCTGCAGAGCGGGTCGGGCAGCCGGCTGAAGGACGCCGCGATGGCGCTGGGCAACCGGGTGGCCGCGGTCAGCAGCGAGCAGGGCGCGCTGCCGACCCTCTTCGCCGCGGTCGCCGACGTCCCCGGCGGCAGCTACGCCGGACCCTCCGGGCCGCTGATGCGCGGCACGCCCACGCTGGCCGGCCGCAGCCCGGCGGCCTCCGACCCGGCGCTGGCCCGGCAGCTGTGGACGGCGTCGGCCGCGCTCACCGGCGTCGACCTCCCGGCGTCGCTGCGGGGGTAG
- a CDS encoding helix-turn-helix domain-containing protein, whose protein sequence is MSTDPLHPLDDPDHPVLTMSQAAELLGVQAAFLRSLDSGGVLSPHRSPGGHRRYSRAQLRIAARVRVLLDDGHPLSSAQVIVQLQDDLADAVADADAARQELRDHDSRSA, encoded by the coding sequence ATGAGCACCGACCCGCTACACCCGCTGGACGACCCCGACCACCCGGTGCTCACCATGAGCCAGGCGGCCGAGCTGCTCGGCGTCCAGGCGGCGTTCCTCCGCAGCCTCGACTCCGGCGGCGTCCTCTCCCCGCACCGCTCCCCCGGTGGGCACCGGCGCTACTCCCGCGCCCAGCTGCGGATCGCCGCCCGGGTGCGCGTCCTGCTCGACGACGGCCACCCGCTCTCCTCCGCGCAGGTCATCGTCCAGCTGCAGGACGACCTCGCCGACGCGGTCGCCGACGCCGACGCCGCCCGGCAGGAGCTCCGCGACCACGACTCCCGCAGCGCCTGA
- a CDS encoding amidohydrolase — protein MSELDPTLADLPLVDHHCHGLVRRDLDRAEFEAMLTEAEGPGPLGGSLLDSQIGFAVRRWCAPVLDLPAHAPAEEYLARRAELGADEVNRRLLAATGTQTFLVDTGYLPEPITSPAELAALTGGRAREVVRLEALAEEVLAGGVAAGDFAEAFRSRLADRSADAAGVKSVAAYRVGLALEGARPTDAEVTAAADRLLRRGGKPRIADPVLHRFLVWSGIDRQLPVQFHVGYGDADVDLHRCDPLLLTDLLRATEPAGVPVMLLHNYPFHRNAGFLAQVFGHVFVDVGLATHNLGHRSDALLRELLELAPFGKVLFSSDAFGLAELYLLGTVLFRRGLGRYLAEGVAEDAWTAADAARVAALIGAGNAERAYRLGS, from the coding sequence GTGAGCGAACTGGACCCCACCCTCGCCGACCTCCCGCTGGTCGACCACCACTGCCACGGCCTGGTGCGCCGCGACCTCGACCGCGCCGAGTTCGAGGCGATGCTGACCGAGGCGGAGGGGCCCGGCCCGCTGGGCGGCTCGCTGCTGGACTCCCAGATCGGCTTCGCCGTCCGGCGCTGGTGCGCGCCCGTCCTGGACCTCCCGGCGCACGCCCCGGCCGAGGAGTACCTCGCCCGCCGCGCCGAGCTCGGCGCGGACGAGGTCAACCGCCGGCTGCTGGCCGCGACCGGCACGCAGACGTTCCTGGTCGACACCGGCTACCTGCCCGAGCCGATCACCAGCCCCGCCGAGCTCGCCGCGCTCACCGGCGGCCGGGCCCGCGAGGTGGTCCGGCTCGAGGCCCTCGCCGAGGAGGTGCTCGCCGGCGGCGTCGCGGCCGGGGACTTCGCCGAGGCATTCCGCAGCCGGCTGGCCGACCGCAGCGCGGACGCCGCCGGGGTGAAGTCGGTCGCCGCCTACCGGGTGGGCCTGGCCCTCGAGGGCGCCCGCCCCACCGACGCCGAGGTGACCGCGGCAGCCGACCGGTTGCTGCGCCGGGGCGGGAAGCCGCGGATCGCCGACCCGGTGCTGCACCGGTTCCTGGTCTGGAGCGGCATCGACCGGCAGCTGCCGGTGCAGTTCCACGTCGGCTACGGCGACGCCGACGTCGACCTGCACCGCTGCGACCCGCTGCTGCTCACCGACCTGCTGCGGGCCACCGAGCCGGCCGGGGTGCCGGTGATGCTGCTGCACAACTACCCGTTCCACCGCAACGCCGGCTTCCTGGCCCAGGTGTTCGGGCACGTGTTCGTCGACGTCGGCCTGGCCACCCACAACCTCGGCCACCGCTCCGACGCGCTGCTCCGCGAGCTGCTCGAGCTGGCCCCCTTCGGCAAGGTCCTGTTCTCCTCCGACGCGTTCGGCCTGGCCGAGCTCTACCTGCTCGGCACCGTGCTGTTCCGCCGCGGCCTGGGCCGCTACCTGGCCGAGGGGGTCGCCGAGGACGCCTGGACGGCGGCCGACGCGGCCCGGGTCGCCGCGCTGATCGGCGCCGGCAACGCCGAGCGGGCCTACCGGCTGGGCAGCTGA
- a CDS encoding MFS transporter, with translation MPAGLAVVAVTYGLARYGFGLYLPQLREEFGITSGTAGSIAAGSYLAYCLTALLARRWVGRDRARAALWLAGGTAAAGSAVVATASSAAVLAAGVLVAGSGAGAATPALVTAVTATVRPAAESRAQAVVNSGTGAGVVAGGLLMLSVPGHWRWAWAGFAVLALAATRAADRRSTWPSAVRRGDAARAPLRSLTRPLVAAVLGGAGCAGVWTFGRELLTGDGGLSDVVTGVLWCVLGAAGLAGGLSGDLVARAGLRRAWAGAATVAAAAVLLLAVAPGSPVGAGLALAGFGGAFVVLSGVLLAWGAQRVPAAAPQAAAVLFVGLTVGQAAGALVLGAVADAAGTPASFFGSAALLVAAATAAEPRRAVRPATPAATPGGRRR, from the coding sequence GTGCCCGCAGGTCTGGCGGTCGTCGCCGTCACCTACGGACTGGCCCGCTATGGCTTCGGCCTCTACCTCCCGCAGCTGCGGGAGGAGTTCGGCATCACCTCCGGTACCGCCGGGAGCATCGCCGCCGGCAGCTACCTCGCGTACTGCCTGACCGCGCTGCTGGCCCGGCGCTGGGTCGGCCGGGACCGGGCCCGCGCGGCGCTGTGGCTGGCCGGGGGCACCGCCGCTGCCGGCTCCGCGGTGGTCGCGACCGCCTCCTCGGCCGCCGTCCTCGCGGCCGGGGTGCTCGTCGCCGGCAGCGGCGCGGGGGCCGCGACGCCGGCGCTGGTCACCGCGGTGACCGCGACCGTGCGACCCGCCGCCGAGTCCCGCGCCCAGGCGGTCGTCAACAGCGGCACCGGTGCCGGGGTGGTCGCCGGCGGCCTGCTGATGCTGTCGGTGCCCGGGCACTGGCGCTGGGCCTGGGCCGGGTTCGCCGTGCTGGCGCTGGCCGCGACCCGGGCGGCCGACCGCCGCAGCACCTGGCCGTCCGCCGTCCGGAGGGGGGACGCCGCCCGGGCCCCGCTGCGCAGCCTGACCCGGCCGCTGGTCGCCGCGGTCCTGGGCGGGGCGGGCTGCGCCGGTGTGTGGACGTTCGGCCGGGAGCTGCTCACCGGCGACGGCGGGCTGTCCGACGTCGTCACCGGCGTGCTGTGGTGCGTGCTCGGAGCGGCCGGGCTCGCCGGCGGGCTCAGCGGTGACCTCGTCGCGCGGGCCGGGCTGCGCCGGGCATGGGCCGGCGCCGCCACCGTCGCGGCCGCCGCCGTGCTGCTGCTGGCCGTCGCCCCCGGCAGCCCGGTTGGGGCGGGCCTCGCGCTGGCCGGCTTCGGCGGCGCCTTCGTGGTGCTCAGCGGGGTGCTGCTCGCCTGGGGAGCGCAGCGGGTCCCGGCGGCGGCACCGCAGGCCGCCGCCGTCCTCTTCGTCGGGCTCACCGTCGGTCAGGCGGCCGGCGCCCTCGTGCTGGGCGCGGTCGCCGACGCGGCCGGCACGCCCGCCTCGTTCTTCGGTTCGGCCGCGCTGCTCGTCGCCGCCGCCACGGCGGCCGAACCCCGTCGAGCGGTGCGGCCGGCTACCCCCGCAGCGACGCCGGGAGGTCGACGCCGGTGA
- a CDS encoding TetR/AcrR family transcriptional regulator, which translates to MTASSATRPARERLLTAAGELFYESGIAATGVDAVLARAGVSPATMYAHFAGKDGLVAAYLEERHTTWRQTWDAVLAEHRDPVDRLLSVFDAVARFRQQQGTRRGCAFLAAATELPSGHPGQRWLAADSRLLTGRLHDLAVAAGLPDPEAVASTLLLCYDGALSGYARAATTPGLPVDDPIGRARRLAADWLATRTG; encoded by the coding sequence ATGACCGCCTCCTCCGCGACCCGACCGGCGCGCGAGCGGCTCCTCACCGCTGCCGGTGAGCTGTTCTACGAGTCCGGCATCGCGGCGACGGGGGTCGACGCGGTCCTCGCCCGGGCCGGCGTCTCCCCCGCCACGATGTACGCCCACTTCGCCGGGAAGGACGGGCTGGTCGCCGCCTACCTGGAGGAGCGGCACACCACCTGGCGGCAGACGTGGGACGCCGTGCTGGCCGAGCACCGCGACCCGGTCGACCGGCTGCTGTCGGTGTTCGACGCGGTCGCCCGCTTCCGGCAGCAGCAGGGCACCCGGCGCGGCTGCGCCTTCCTGGCCGCGGCGACCGAGCTGCCGTCGGGGCACCCGGGCCAGCGCTGGCTGGCGGCCGACTCCCGGTTGCTCACCGGGCGGCTGCACGACCTGGCGGTCGCCGCCGGACTGCCGGATCCCGAGGCCGTCGCCAGCACGCTGCTGCTCTGCTACGACGGCGCGCTGAGCGGGTACGCCCGGGCCGCGACCACACCCGGCCTGCCCGTCGACGACCCGATCGGCCGGGCCCGGCGGCTGGCCGCGGACTGGCTCGCCACCCGCACCGGCTGA
- a CDS encoding BlaI/MecI/CopY family transcriptional regulator: MNTLGDLERSVLEHLWAVGGPRTATQLKEDLADRGLALTTVHTVLTRLEQKGFVAHDDARPRQFRAVGTREEHVAELMHEVLGQAGDRQAALARFVGSVGADEVRMLRALLAGAGDDAAAR; the protein is encoded by the coding sequence ATGAACACCCTGGGGGACCTGGAGCGCTCCGTGCTGGAGCACCTGTGGGCCGTCGGCGGCCCGCGCACGGCGACCCAGCTCAAGGAGGACCTGGCCGACCGCGGCCTGGCGCTGACCACCGTGCACACGGTGCTGACCCGGCTGGAGCAGAAGGGCTTCGTCGCCCACGACGACGCCCGGCCGCGCCAGTTCCGCGCCGTGGGCACCCGCGAGGAGCACGTGGCCGAGCTGATGCACGAGGTGCTCGGCCAGGCCGGTGACCGGCAGGCTGCCCTGGCCCGCTTCGTCGGCAGCGTCGGCGCCGACGAGGTGCGGATGCTGCGCGCGCTGCTGGCCGGCGCCGGGGACGACGCCGCGGCGCGTTGA
- a CDS encoding Hsp20/alpha crystallin family protein, translating to MMLTSNDPFAATSAALRALDQLTGRGGTTTARPLAGMPMDAYRVGDNFVAHFDLPGVDPGSIDLQVEGTTLTISAERSVPQIENAQWQVAERPFGSYTRQLVLGRSLDTERLEASYHDGVLTVSIPVAEKAKARKITVSRADTPAQVEGRTIEGEQHQAVEG from the coding sequence ATGATGCTGACTTCCAACGACCCGTTCGCCGCCACGTCCGCCGCGCTCCGCGCGCTGGACCAGCTCACCGGCCGCGGCGGCACCACGACCGCCCGCCCGCTCGCCGGCATGCCGATGGACGCCTACCGGGTCGGCGACAACTTCGTCGCCCACTTCGACCTGCCCGGCGTCGACCCCGGCTCGATCGACCTGCAGGTCGAGGGCACCACGCTGACCATCAGCGCGGAGCGCTCGGTCCCGCAGATCGAGAACGCCCAGTGGCAGGTGGCCGAGCGCCCGTTCGGCAGCTACACCCGCCAGCTGGTGCTGGGCCGCAGCCTGGACACCGAGCGGCTCGAGGCCAGCTACCACGACGGGGTGCTGACCGTGAGCATCCCGGTGGCCGAGAAGGCCAAGGCCCGCAAGATCACCGTGTCCCGGGCGGACACCCCCGCCCAGGTGGAGGGCCGCACCATCGAGGGCGAGCAGCACCAGGCCGTCGAGGGCTGA
- a CDS encoding APC family permease — MAVSTPRPDGATTPDRPGTGGLTRSLSVWQAVGLSVALMAPSMAANINPQGTAGTVGRAVPLAFLLAAVGVLLVAYGFVRLCQYFHHAGSVYAFVGATLGPRAGLVSGFGLLGTYCFYGVVTSSATGIFGTAFLEAVGIWPNPPSWAPFLLVAVALLGALVLTIVPARRGTSVLLTVEGVTVALILVISAIVLVRLVSGNVPADAPSPDAGFTLDVFTVAPGTDLSAVFLGVVFGFLSFAGFEAAATLGEEARNPRKDIPRAILGTAVFGGVYFVVVTAIEMMAFGTDEAGVAAFASSPSLLGDLGSSYIAGWVGDLITLGAAISAFGCCLACVVGASRLTYAFARDTRRDTTRAGGLASTTAAGTPAVAAIVVTAVMALVQLVCAVFFDAEAFDTFLWSGTIGTLILLVAYLLTTVGAIRLVFVQRRMPAVPMWQVVVPLAALVVLGYTVYRNVAPYPAYADGPAFWFPIVAGAWLLVGLVAVVVAPAMAQRAGAALTAAELGARQEEQVAEGR; from the coding sequence ATGGCTGTCTCGACCCCTCGTCCCGACGGGGCCACCACGCCCGACCGGCCCGGGACCGGCGGTCTCACCCGGTCGCTGTCGGTCTGGCAGGCCGTCGGGTTGTCGGTCGCGCTGATGGCGCCGTCGATGGCGGCGAACATCAACCCGCAGGGGACCGCCGGCACCGTCGGCCGGGCGGTGCCGCTGGCGTTCCTGCTGGCCGCCGTCGGCGTGCTGCTGGTCGCCTACGGCTTCGTCCGGCTCTGCCAGTACTTCCACCACGCCGGCTCCGTCTACGCCTTCGTCGGCGCCACGCTCGGCCCGCGCGCCGGGCTCGTCTCCGGCTTCGGCCTGCTGGGCACCTACTGCTTCTACGGCGTGGTCACCTCCAGCGCGACCGGGATCTTCGGCACCGCGTTCCTGGAGGCCGTCGGGATCTGGCCGAACCCGCCGTCCTGGGCGCCGTTCCTGCTGGTCGCGGTCGCCCTGCTGGGGGCGCTGGTGCTCACGATCGTGCCGGCCAGGCGCGGGACGTCGGTGCTGCTGACCGTCGAGGGCGTCACGGTGGCGCTGATCCTGGTGATCAGCGCGATCGTGCTGGTCCGGCTGGTGTCCGGGAACGTGCCGGCCGACGCACCCTCACCGGACGCCGGGTTCACCCTCGACGTGTTCACCGTCGCGCCCGGCACCGACCTGTCCGCGGTCTTCCTCGGGGTGGTGTTCGGCTTCCTGTCCTTCGCCGGGTTCGAGGCCGCGGCGACCCTGGGGGAGGAGGCGCGGAATCCGCGCAAGGACATCCCCCGGGCGATCCTGGGGACGGCCGTGTTCGGCGGCGTCTACTTCGTCGTGGTCACCGCGATCGAGATGATGGCCTTCGGCACCGACGAGGCGGGGGTGGCCGCCTTCGCCTCCTCGCCGTCGCTGCTCGGCGACCTGGGCAGCAGCTACATCGCCGGCTGGGTCGGTGACCTGATCACGCTGGGCGCGGCGATCAGCGCGTTCGGTTGCTGCCTGGCGTGCGTGGTCGGCGCCTCACGGCTCACCTACGCGTTCGCCCGCGACACCCGGCGCGACACCACCCGGGCCGGCGGGCTGGCCTCGACCACCGCGGCCGGCACCCCGGCGGTCGCGGCGATCGTCGTCACCGCCGTCATGGCCCTGGTGCAGCTGGTCTGCGCGGTGTTCTTCGACGCCGAGGCCTTCGACACCTTCCTGTGGTCGGGCACGATCGGCACGCTGATCCTGCTGGTCGCCTACCTGCTGACCACGGTCGGCGCGATCCGGCTGGTGTTCGTCCAGCGCCGGATGCCGGCGGTGCCGATGTGGCAGGTCGTCGTCCCGCTGGCGGCCCTGGTCGTGCTGGGCTACACCGTCTACCGCAACGTCGCCCCGTACCCGGCCTACGCCGACGGTCCGGCGTTCTGGTTCCCGATCGTGGCCGGGGCCTGGCTGCTGGTCGGGCTGGTGGCGGTGGTCGTCGCCCCGGCGATGGCGCAGCGGGCCGGCGCCGCCCTCACCGCGGCGGAGCTGGGTGCACGTCAGGAGGAGCAGGTGGCGGAGGGGCGCTGA
- a CDS encoding glutamine synthetase family protein has protein sequence MELHERDERRAAAEARLGDLAEAGVVGVVLPWVDTSGITRVKSVPLARLPAAAQWGVGMSPVFDGFLVDDSIVAGSYAGSAIGDLRLHPDLDRLTVLAGQPGWAWAPVDRYTQDGVPHVQCSRSLLRRLVDGYAAEGLTLKAAYEIEWVVGEAVLPGDADPDAFVPALSGPAYGMTRHIEVSDYARDLLQALADEGVAVDQFHPEYAAGQLEVSVGAEDPVAAADTALLVRSTIRAVSLEHGLRVSFSPKVTADGVGNGGHVHLSLWRGDENLMSGGPGTFGLTRDGEAFTAGLLEHLPGLLAVGAPSVASYLRLVPSHWAGAFAAWGLENREAAVRFVTGPSGARASAANVEVKSFDAAANPYLLMAGLLAAGQAGLRAGATLPDPVGIDPGTLSEDEQREAGITPLPASLAEAVRAFETDEVLTSAFGVELATTIAEVRRGEIALFDGVSAEDVATAVRWRH, from the coding sequence ATGGAGCTGCACGAGCGGGACGAGCGACGGGCTGCGGCGGAGGCCCGCCTCGGTGACCTCGCCGAGGCCGGGGTGGTCGGCGTCGTCCTGCCCTGGGTCGACACCAGCGGCATCACCCGGGTGAAGTCGGTGCCGCTGGCCCGGCTGCCCGCCGCCGCGCAGTGGGGCGTCGGGATGAGTCCGGTCTTCGACGGCTTCCTGGTCGACGACTCCATCGTCGCCGGCAGCTACGCCGGCAGCGCGATCGGCGACCTGCGGCTGCACCCGGACCTCGACCGGCTCACCGTGCTCGCCGGTCAGCCCGGCTGGGCGTGGGCGCCGGTGGACCGCTACACCCAGGACGGCGTGCCGCACGTGCAGTGCTCCCGGTCGCTGCTGCGCCGGCTGGTCGACGGCTACGCCGCCGAGGGGCTCACCCTCAAGGCCGCCTACGAGATCGAGTGGGTGGTCGGCGAGGCGGTGCTGCCCGGGGACGCCGACCCGGACGCCTTCGTGCCGGCGCTGTCCGGCCCGGCGTACGGCATGACCCGGCACATCGAGGTGTCCGACTACGCGCGCGACCTGCTGCAGGCGCTGGCCGACGAGGGCGTGGCCGTCGACCAGTTCCACCCCGAGTACGCCGCCGGGCAGCTGGAGGTCTCGGTCGGCGCCGAGGACCCGGTCGCCGCGGCCGACACCGCCCTGCTGGTGCGCAGCACCATCCGCGCGGTGAGCCTGGAGCACGGCCTGCGGGTCTCCTTCTCGCCGAAGGTCACGGCAGACGGCGTGGGCAACGGCGGGCACGTGCACCTGTCGCTGTGGCGCGGCGACGAGAACCTGATGAGCGGCGGCCCGGGCACCTTCGGCCTGACCCGGGACGGCGAGGCGTTCACCGCCGGGCTGCTCGAGCACCTGCCCGGGCTGCTCGCCGTCGGGGCGCCCAGCGTCGCCTCCTACCTGAGGCTGGTCCCCTCGCACTGGGCCGGGGCGTTCGCCGCCTGGGGCCTGGAGAACCGCGAGGCCGCCGTCCGGTTCGTCACCGGCCCCAGCGGCGCGCGGGCGTCCGCGGCCAACGTCGAGGTCAAGAGCTTCGACGCCGCGGCCAACCCCTACCTGCTGATGGCCGGGTTGCTGGCCGCCGGGCAGGCCGGGCTGCGGGCCGGCGCGACGCTGCCCGACCCGGTCGGGATCGACCCCGGCACGCTCAGCGAGGACGAGCAGCGGGAGGCCGGCATCACCCCGCTGCCCGCGTCCCTGGCGGAGGCGGTGCGGGCGTTCGAGACCGACGAGGTGCTGACCAGCGCCTTCGGCGTCGAGCTGGCGACGACGATCGCCGAGGTCCGCCGCGGCGAGATCGCCCTGTTCGACGGCGTCTCCGCCGAGGACGTCGCGACAGCGGTCCGCTGGCGGCACTGA